The Rhododendron vialii isolate Sample 1 chromosome 6a, ASM3025357v1 genome includes a window with the following:
- the LOC131330580 gene encoding transcription factor MYB4-like, with the protein MVRTPCCDKTGMKKGTWTPEEDRKLTAYITKYGSWNWRQLPKYAGLSRCGKSCRLRWMNYLRPNLKRGNFSKEEEQLIIELHESLGNRWSAIAAKLPGRTDNEIKNHWHTYLKKLARPIPVSQGEKPGSSNRSKRKSAGGKRSDQLKTSLSNPSTNHQILESSQFPPHESPSELCSLMIDTVQENSASFGESTEVSPNEMFFQTIESFWTEPFLEDIYDAKYVMAPLIDMEYLSFDSPFIGDELLCSYGFSDEYVIKF; encoded by the exons atggtgAGGACTCCTTGCTGTGATAAAACTGGAATGAAGAAGGGGACTTGGACTCCGGAAGAAGATAGGAAGCTGACAGCTTATATCACCAAATATGGTTCTTGGAACTGGCGCCAACTTCCCAAGTATGCAG GACTATCAAGGTGCGGAAAGAGTTGCAGACTCCGATGGATGAATTACCTACGACCAAACCTAAAGCGGGGGAACTTTAGCAAAGAAGAAGAGCAGTTAATCATCGAGTTGCATGAATCGCTTGGCAATAG ATGGTCTGCTATTGCTGCCAAATTACCAGGAAGGACAGACAACGAGATTAAAAACCACTGGCACACCTACCTCAAGAAACTCGCGCGACCAATCCCGGTCTCGCAAGGCGAAAAACCAGGCTCTAGTAATCGTTCCAAACGCAAATCCGCTGGAGGAAAAAGATCGGATCAATTGAAAACTTCTCTCTCGAACCCTTCGACAAATCACCAGATCTTGGAAAGCTCTCAATTCCCACCGCATGAATCGCCTAGCGAATTATGCTCGTTGATGATAGACACTGTGCAGGAAAACTCCGCAAGCTTTGGAGAAAGTACCGAAGTCTCGCCTAACGAAATGTTTTTCCAAACCATCGAAAGCTTCTGGACCGAACCATTTTTGGAAGACATCTACGACGCCAAATATGTCATGGCCCCGTTAATCGACATGGAATATTTGTCTTTTGACTCTCCGTTTATCGGTGACGAACTTTTATGCTCGTATGGTTTCTCTGATGAATATGTAATAAAGTTTTGA